The Aquipuribacter hungaricus sequence GCTGGTCGCGGTGCTCGGCCGGGGCGAGGACGAGCAGGCGGCCGCCGCCCCCGCGGACGGCGTCGCCGCGCAGCAGACCCTCGCCCTGGCGCTCACCGAGGCGGGCGGCGGCGGCCTCGTCGGTGCCGCTCTCATGGCGGTCGACGACGCCGCCGTGTCGACGCTGCTCGTCCCGGAGGACCTCCTGCTCACGGTCGCCGACGCGGGCGAGCTGTCCGTCGCCGAGGCCGCGGTCCTCGGGGCGGCCGCCGTCCGCCGCGGCGTGGAGGACACCCTCGGCGTGCGCGTCGACTCCGCCCTCCTGCTCCGCCCCGCCCAGCTCGCGACCCTCGTCGACGGCGCCGGCGGGGTGGTGGTCGACGTCACCGCCCAGGTCGTCACCGAGGACGTCGTCGTCCCGGTGGGGGAGGACCAGCGCCTCACCGGCGCCCAGGCCGTGGCCTACGCCGGGCTCGCCGTCGACGGCGAGCCGGGGGAGGCGCGGCTGGCCCGGCTCGGGTCCGTCGTGCAGGCGCTGCTCGTCGCCCTTCCCTCGGACCCGGACGCGGCCGCGCCCGTCCTGGACGAGGCCGGCCTCACCGGCGACGGTGCGGCCGCTGGCTCCCGCGACGACGCGACGACGGGGGAGACCGGCGCCGGCACGGGTAACGACGCAGAGCCGCGCGCGGACGGGCTCCCGGGCCTGCTCGCCGAGGCCGCCGCACGCGCCGACGACGGCGACGCCGAGCAGCTCGTCCTGCCCACCACGGAGCTCGCCGTCGGCGACGCCACCCGCCGCGCGCTGGACACCGACGTCGCCCAGGACGAGCTCGACGGCCGCTTCGCCGGCGCGGCGCTGCCCGTGTCGGAGGTCGGCGAGGTCCGCGTGGTCCTCCGCAACGCCGTCGGCCGGGCCGGCCTCGGCGCCGCCGCCCGCGACCTCCTCGTCGCCGACGGGCTGCGCTACGTCGGCGGAGG is a genomic window containing:
- a CDS encoding LytR C-terminal domain-containing protein; translation: MGGVLERLARPRGLLLLAVVLVVVLLVVALVAVLGRGEDEQAAAAPADGVAAQQTLALALTEAGGGGLVGAALMAVDDAAVSTLLVPEDLLLTVADAGELSVAEAAVLGAAAVRRGVEDTLGVRVDSALLLRPAQLATLVDGAGGVVVDVTAQVVTEDVVVPVGEDQRLTGAQAVAYAGLAVDGEPGEARLARLGSVVQALLVALPSDPDAAAPVLDEAGLTGDGAAAGSRDDATTGETGAGTGNDAEPRADGLPGLLAEAAARADDGDAEQLVLPTTELAVGDATRRALDTDVAQDELDGRFAGAALPVSEVGEVRVVLRNAVGRAGLGAAARDLLVADGLRYVGGGNVEPFGQQPTSLVLVDSQDADDRAAGEAVADALGLPADALQVGQETLVDTDVVVVLGDDFARSTPSSTTGTTGTTAGTPTTGAAP